A portion of the Symphalangus syndactylus isolate Jambi chromosome 13, NHGRI_mSymSyn1-v2.1_pri, whole genome shotgun sequence genome contains these proteins:
- the LOC129459396 gene encoding zinc finger protein 737 isoform X4, protein MKKHEMVANPSVMCSHFAQDLWSEQSIKDSFQKVTLRRYEKYGHDNLQFKKGCESVDECKVHKRGYNGLNQYLTTTQSKIFPCDKYVKVIHKFSSSNRHKIRHTGKKPFKRIECGKGFNQSSTLTTHKKIHTGEKPFKCEECGKAFNWSSHLTTHKIIHTGEKQYKCEDCGKAFSRFSYLTAHKIIHSGEKPYKCEECGKAFKHPSVLTTHKRIHTGEKPYKCEECGKGFKYFSSLTTHKIIHTGEKPYKCEECGKAFNWSSHLTTHKRIHTGEKPYKCEECGKGFKYFSSLTTHKIIHTGEKPYKCEECGKAFNWSSHLTTHKRIHTGEKPYKCEECGEGFKYSSSLTTHKIIHTGQQPFKCEECGKAFKCFSILTTHKRIHTGEKPYKCEECGKAFNSSSHLTAHKRIHTGEKPYRCEECGKAFKRSFILTRHKIIHTGEKPYKCEECGKGFKCPSTLTTHKVIHTGEKL, encoded by the coding sequence tTATGTGTTCTCATTTTGCCCAAGATCTTTGGTCAGAGCAGAGCATAAAAGATTCTTTCCAAAAAGTGACACTGAGAAGATATGAAAAGTATGGACATGACAATTTACAGTTTAAAAAGGGCTGTGAAAGTGTGGATGAGTGTAAGGTGCACAAAAGAGGTTATAATGGACTTAACCAATATTTGACAACTACTCAAAGCAAAATATTTCCGTGTGATAAATATGTGAAAGTCATTCATAAATTTTCCAGTTCAAACAGACATAAGATAAGACATACTGGAAAAAAACCTTTCAAACGTATAGAATGTGGCAAAGGTTTTAACCAGTCTTCAACCCTTACtacacataagaaaattcatactggggagaaacccttcaaatgtgaagaatgtggcaaagccttcaaCTGGTCCTCACACCTTACTacacataaaataattcatactggagagaaacagTACAAATGTGAAGactgtggcaaagcctttagccGGTTTTCATACCTTACtgcacataagataattcatagtggagagaaaccctacaaatgtgaagaatgtggcaaagcctttaagcACCCCTCTGTCCTTACTACACAtaaaagaattcatactggagagaaaccctacaaatgtgaagaatgtggcaaaggctTTAAGTACTTCTCATCCCTTACtacacataagataattcatactggagagaaaccctacaaatgtgaagaatgtggcaaagccttcaaCTGGTCCTCACACCTTACtacacataagagaattcatactggagagaaaccctacaaatgtgaagaatgtggcaaaggctTTAAGTACTTCTCATCCCTTACtacacataagataattcatactggagagaaaccctacaaatgtgaagaatgtggcaaagccttcaaCTGGTCCTCACACCTTACtacacataagagaattcatactggagagaaaccctacaaatgtgaagaatgtggcgaAGGCTTTAAATACTCCTCTTCCCTTACtacacataagataattcatactggacaGCAACCcttcaaatgtgaagaatgtggcaaggcCTTTAAGTGCTTCTCTATCCTTACtacacataagagaattcatactggagagaaaccctacaaatgtgaagaatgtggaaaagcctttaaCTCGTCCTCACACCTTACtgcacataagagaattcatactggagagaaaccctacagatgtgaagaatgtggcaaggcTTTTAAGCGCTCCTTTATCCTTACTAGACATAAGAttattcacactggagagaaaccctacaaatgtgaagaatgtggcaaaggctTTAAGTGCCCCTCTACCCTTACTACACATAaggtaattcatactggagagaaactataa